The following proteins are co-located in the Ensifer sp. WSM1721 genome:
- a CDS encoding cold-shock protein — protein sequence MADRTSSKDVIQNGDFGNDALDLIEITGVIKWFDVAKGFGFIVPDNGMQDVLLHVTCLRRDGYQTVLEGARVVALVQKRDRGYQAFRILSMDQSTAVHPSQLPPVRTHVQVTPTSGLERVLVKWFNRTKGFGFLTRGEGTEDIFVHMETLRRFGLTELRPGQVVLCRFGDGEKGLMAAEIHPDGPTPTTRSH from the coding sequence ATGGCGGACAGAACATCTTCGAAAGACGTCATCCAAAATGGCGACTTTGGCAACGACGCCCTTGATCTCATCGAAATTACCGGCGTCATCAAGTGGTTCGACGTAGCCAAGGGCTTCGGCTTCATCGTTCCGGACAACGGTATGCAGGACGTGCTCCTGCATGTGACCTGCCTCAGGCGCGATGGCTATCAGACGGTGTTGGAAGGTGCGCGCGTCGTCGCGCTTGTGCAAAAGCGGGACCGTGGCTACCAGGCTTTCCGCATCCTCTCGATGGACCAGTCGACCGCTGTCCATCCATCTCAGCTTCCGCCGGTGAGGACGCATGTCCAGGTCACGCCGACGAGCGGATTGGAAAGGGTGCTGGTGAAGTGGTTCAACCGCACCAAGGGGTTTGGCTTCCTGACGCGGGGTGAGGGCACCGAGGACATTTTCGTCCATATGGAAACCCTACGTCGCTTTGGCTTGACGGAGCTACGCCCCGGGCAAGTGGTGCTCTGCCGATTCGGCGACGGAGAGAAGGGATTGATGGCTGCGGAAATACATCCGGACGGCCCGACGCCCACCACTCGGTCGCACTGA
- a CDS encoding DUF192 domain-containing protein, whose translation MSGIFGTVARSAVAALFLFFVLATSVAAEVSFAKDKLRLITADGRAHDLTVELAIDPDQREQGLMYRRQMAAEHGMLFDFGETRRVIMWMKNTYLPLDMLFIAEDGTVRTIHENAVPLSEAIIDSREPVAFVLELNAGTVKRLGIRPGDRVRGSGIPAADGAQ comes from the coding sequence ATGTCCGGGATCTTCGGAACTGTTGCAAGAAGCGCCGTGGCGGCGCTTTTTTTGTTCTTCGTCCTCGCAACTTCGGTCGCGGCTGAGGTTTCCTTTGCGAAAGACAAGCTCAGGCTGATCACCGCGGATGGGCGGGCACATGATCTCACCGTCGAGCTCGCGATCGACCCGGATCAGCGCGAGCAGGGCCTGATGTATCGCCGCCAGATGGCGGCCGAACACGGCATGCTGTTCGATTTCGGCGAGACCCGACGGGTGATAATGTGGATGAAGAACACCTATCTGCCGCTGGACATGCTCTTCATCGCGGAAGACGGCACGGTTCGAACCATCCACGAGAACGCCGTCCCCCTCTCAGAGGCGATCATCGATTCGAGGGAGCCGGTGGCTTTCGTGCTGGAGCTCAATGCCGGCACGGTGAAACGGCTCGGCATAAGACCCGGCGACCGGGTGAGGGGCAGCGGCATACCGGCTGCCGATGGGGCGCAATGA
- a CDS encoding metallophosphoesterase family protein gives MIYFTSDTHFGDPRVLRIDRRPFSNMAEHDAALISNWNETVSPEDDVWHLGDFASKRIGSAEDLLSRLNGRKHLIVGNNDPVDTVNASGWQSTQHYAELTVDGQLLILCHYPFRTWNQMGKKSINLHGHSHGRLKPLPRQFDVGVDARDLRPVTLADLLPKMRLRS, from the coding sequence ATGATTTATTTTACAAGCGACACGCATTTTGGCGACCCGCGGGTGCTTCGCATCGATCGCCGGCCTTTCTCCAATATGGCCGAACACGATGCCGCCCTGATCTCCAACTGGAACGAAACGGTGTCGCCGGAAGACGATGTTTGGCATCTGGGCGATTTCGCCTCGAAGAGAATAGGTTCCGCGGAGGATCTGCTCTCGCGGCTAAACGGCAGGAAGCATCTGATCGTGGGCAACAACGACCCGGTCGATACGGTCAACGCGAGCGGCTGGCAAAGCACCCAGCACTACGCGGAACTGACAGTCGACGGGCAATTGCTCATCCTCTGTCATTATCCGTTCCGCACCTGGAACCAGATGGGCAAGAAGTCGATCAATCTGCACGGCCACTCCCATGGCAGATTGAAGCCGCTGCCGCGGCAGTTCGACGTCGGCGTCGATGCCAGAGACCTTCGGCCGGTCACATTGGCTGATCTTCTTCCGAAGATGCGTTTGAGGTCATAG
- a CDS encoding outer membrane protein gives MIRNVLVAIFGVMVGAAAHAADLTQAPKPAPVVETMPGFVWTGGYVGLQGGGAWLNSDLSVPGDSASEDFNGGLLGAFAGYNYQMGDWVVGIEGDVSYNWNDNSFTVFGANTEVGTDVSGSVRGRVGYTLTDRALLYGTGGWAVTRGFVDVAGAPKEKETFNGWTIGGGVDYGFSDNVFGRAEYRYNDFSDKDVGGVNVDLDQHQFTVGVGVKF, from the coding sequence ATGATCAGAAACGTGCTTGTTGCAATCTTCGGCGTGATGGTCGGGGCGGCCGCCCATGCGGCGGACTTGACGCAAGCACCGAAGCCCGCGCCCGTTGTTGAGACGATGCCGGGCTTCGTCTGGACGGGTGGCTACGTCGGCCTTCAGGGCGGCGGCGCCTGGCTGAACAGTGACCTCAGCGTTCCTGGCGACAGCGCCTCCGAGGACTTCAATGGAGGCCTACTCGGTGCCTTCGCCGGCTACAATTACCAGATGGGCGATTGGGTCGTCGGCATCGAGGGCGATGTCAGCTACAACTGGAACGACAACAGCTTCACGGTGTTCGGCGCGAATACCGAAGTCGGTACGGACGTCTCCGGATCGGTCCGCGGACGCGTCGGCTATACGCTGACCGACAGAGCGCTGCTCTACGGGACCGGCGGCTGGGCCGTGACGCGCGGTTTCGTCGACGTCGCCGGCGCGCCGAAGGAAAAGGAGACCTTCAACGGCTGGACCATCGGTGGCGGCGTCGATTACGGCTTCTCCGACAATGTCTTCGGCCGCGCCGAATACCGCTACAATGATTTCAGCGACAAGGATGTCGGCGGCGTCAATGTCGATCTCGACCAGCACCAGTTCACCGTCGGGGTCGGCGTGAAGTTCTGA
- a CDS encoding VOC family protein produces MRYLHTMVRVKDLDQALHFYCKLFGLEEIRRYENEKGRFTLVFLAAPGDLARAKGESSPCLELTHNWDPEEYTGGRNFGHLAYEVDDIYAFCQHLMDNGVTINRPPRDGHMAFVRSPDGISIEILQKGEHLPAREPWASMANAGTW; encoded by the coding sequence ATGCGCTATCTGCATACGATGGTTCGCGTCAAAGACCTGGACCAGGCTCTTCACTTCTATTGCAAGCTTTTCGGTCTCGAGGAGATCCGTCGATACGAAAACGAAAAGGGCCGCTTCACGCTCGTGTTTCTCGCCGCCCCGGGCGATCTCGCCCGCGCGAAGGGCGAATCATCTCCCTGCCTCGAACTCACCCATAATTGGGACCCGGAAGAATATACCGGCGGCCGCAATTTTGGCCACCTCGCCTATGAGGTCGATGATATCTACGCCTTTTGCCAGCACCTGATGGACAACGGCGTCACCATCAATCGTCCGCCGCGCGACGGCCATATGGCCTTCGTTCGCTCGCCCGACGGCATCTCCATCGAGATCCTGCAGAAAGGCGAGCATCTGCCTGCCCGCGAGCCCTGGGCCTCAATGGCCAACGCCGGCACCTGGTAA
- a CDS encoding DUF1236 domain-containing protein has translation MNSKILLVSAIATGMFAAPAIANDTNRAAVTGAAGGAVTGAIIGGPVGAAVGGAVGLVAGAVIAPPPQQVVTYVRQQPVPTDTVTIQQPIAVGRPLPREIVLTPIPENPAYAYAVVNHQRVIVDPKTYTVVQVVQ, from the coding sequence ATGAATTCCAAGATTCTTCTTGTTTCCGCGATCGCGACAGGCATGTTTGCCGCGCCCGCTATTGCGAACGACACCAACAGAGCTGCGGTCACTGGCGCCGCAGGCGGAGCTGTTACTGGCGCAATTATCGGTGGGCCCGTTGGAGCTGCCGTAGGTGGCGCTGTTGGTCTGGTGGCCGGTGCCGTTATCGCGCCCCCGCCGCAGCAGGTGGTTACATATGTGCGGCAGCAGCCGGTTCCGACGGACACCGTGACCATCCAGCAGCCAATCGCAGTCGGTCGACCGTTGCCGCGCGAGATCGTCTTGACGCCGATCCCGGAGAATCCGGCCTATGCATATGCCGTGGTTAATCACCAGCGCGTGATCGTCGATCCGAAGACCTACACGGTCGTACAGGTCGTGCAGTAG
- a CDS encoding ETC complex I subunit, producing the protein MSAKIYRPAKTAMQSGKAKTHLWVLEFDPEKPRTIDPLMGYTSSGDTRQQLRLTFESAEQAIAYAERNGIEYRVIAPKDPTRKNVSYSDNFRFNRMQPWTH; encoded by the coding sequence ATGTCCGCGAAGATCTATCGTCCCGCAAAGACAGCCATGCAGTCCGGCAAGGCCAAGACGCATCTGTGGGTGCTGGAGTTCGATCCGGAAAAGCCGCGCACGATTGACCCGCTCATGGGATACACGAGCTCCGGCGACACGCGGCAGCAGTTGCGGCTGACCTTCGAAAGCGCAGAGCAGGCGATCGCCTATGCCGAGCGCAACGGAATCGAATACCGCGTGATCGCGCCGAAGGACCCGACGCGCAAGAATGTGTCCTATTCGGACAATTTCCGTTTCAACCGGATGCAGCCCTGGACCCATTGA
- a CDS encoding GlxA family transcriptional regulator — protein sequence MKTPVKGRSSIEVVVVVLPESSIMSLASVLDPMRATNRVAGREVFRWRLLSGDGQAVMLTCGVPIAVNGRFSLPLGGDLLLVIGGFNLQRHAGKRFLATLQECARHFDVVAGIESGCWLLGRSGLLNGRKATAHWEELEDFARAFPELEVIGDRFVTDGKYWTSGGASPTFDMMLHLITESLGPALALDVASIFVYDQMHSPTDIQPFVSLGRIEARDPELAAAIRLMERTLERPMTVTAVARRLSISQRKLETLFAKGLSTSPGAYYLRLRLQVAHRLVRDSGIPIRDIALRCGFDSLSAFSRAYRREYQASPLKMRSANRAGVATEGGERLS from the coding sequence ATGAAGACACCTGTGAAAGGACGATCTTCGATTGAGGTGGTGGTGGTCGTTCTGCCGGAATCGTCGATCATGTCGCTCGCCTCTGTCCTTGATCCGATGCGTGCCACAAATCGGGTGGCGGGCCGCGAGGTCTTCCGCTGGCGGCTGCTGTCGGGCGATGGCCAGGCCGTCATGCTGACCTGTGGCGTTCCGATCGCTGTTAACGGCCGCTTTTCTTTGCCGCTCGGCGGCGACCTCCTTCTCGTCATCGGCGGCTTCAACCTGCAGAGGCATGCGGGCAAACGTTTTCTTGCCACACTGCAGGAATGCGCCCGGCACTTCGACGTCGTCGCGGGCATCGAATCGGGTTGCTGGTTGCTCGGGCGCTCCGGCCTGCTCAATGGCCGGAAGGCCACCGCCCATTGGGAAGAACTCGAGGATTTCGCCCGAGCCTTTCCGGAGCTGGAGGTCATTGGCGACCGCTTCGTAACCGACGGCAAATATTGGACCTCCGGCGGCGCGTCGCCCACCTTCGACATGATGCTGCATCTGATCACCGAGAGCCTAGGCCCGGCACTCGCCCTCGATGTCGCCAGCATCTTCGTCTACGACCAGATGCACAGCCCCACGGATATCCAGCCATTCGTTTCGCTTGGGCGCATAGAGGCGCGCGACCCGGAGCTTGCCGCAGCCATAAGGCTCATGGAACGCACGCTGGAGCGGCCGATGACGGTCACGGCGGTGGCGCGCCGGCTGTCGATCTCGCAGCGGAAACTCGAGACGCTCTTTGCAAAGGGGCTTTCTACCAGTCCCGGTGCCTATTATTTGCGACTGAGATTGCAGGTCGCCCATCGACTCGTTCGCGATTCCGGTATTCCCATACGCGATATTGCATTGCGCTGCGGCTTCGACAGCCTTTCTGCATTCTCGCGAGCCTATCGGCGCGAATATCAAGCAAGCCCGTTGAAGATGCGAAGCGCCAACCGTGCAGGCGTCGCGACGGAGGGCGGCGAACGGTTATCGTGA